In one window of Microbacterium dextranolyticum DNA:
- a CDS encoding TetR/AcrR family transcriptional regulator: protein MAFARSGPVRSEAARRSILQAAAELLAERGYESLAIEQIAARAGVGKQTIYRWWPSKGAILAECLLEGTMLDGRLDLPDTGDIRADLRDWLGRIFALLERPEGEGLLRALIAAAADNAEVGRRLRDSLSGSESVSGRLARAAGTAPNLTPVAPFEEIAEALIGAVLLRALSRTPVEPGDADRLLDAILGR from the coding sequence ATGGCCTTCGCCCGCAGCGGCCCCGTCCGCAGTGAAGCCGCGCGTCGGTCGATCCTGCAGGCGGCCGCGGAGCTTCTGGCCGAGCGCGGGTACGAGAGCCTCGCCATCGAGCAGATCGCTGCGCGCGCCGGCGTCGGAAAGCAGACGATCTACCGGTGGTGGCCGTCGAAAGGCGCGATCCTCGCGGAGTGCCTGCTCGAGGGGACGATGCTGGACGGCCGTCTCGATCTTCCCGACACCGGCGATATCCGTGCGGACCTGCGCGACTGGCTGGGGCGCATCTTCGCCCTGCTGGAGCGTCCCGAAGGCGAGGGGCTGCTGCGCGCACTGATCGCGGCGGCCGCCGACAACGCCGAGGTCGGCCGGCGTCTGCGCGACAGCCTGTCCGGATCCGAGTCGGTCTCCGGCCGTCTGGCGCGCGCCGCCGGCACGGCGCCGAATCTCACGCCCGTCGCGCCGTTCGAGGAGATCGCCGAGGCGCTGATCGGCGCCGTGCTGTTGCGTGCGCTCAGCCGCACCCCGGTCGAGCCGGGTGACGCGGACCGCCTGCTCGACGCGATCCTCGGTCGCTGA
- a CDS encoding MMPL family transporter, translated as MAELLHRWGTFAARRAWTVIVGWVVILAVTVGGFLAGFSGLVSSFDIPGTASGKVIDELQQKLPAFSGASGTVVFHTTDGAPLTDEQRGEIAALATSARTLPDVSDVIDPFQTEAQLAEQRSKIADGRAQVSAARAQLDAGQSQLDAGSAQLTAAQQQLDAARAQAQAVGFPTDQLDAQQAQLDAQRSALDAQQAKLADGRAALETQNAQLEQGAELLSYADAIRVVSADGSTAIVNVQFTVPRLELADSSKKAVVAHFEGSPIAGTEVAFSTEISQGVPQILGVGEAIGVALAAVVLIVVLGSLLAAAFPIVTALLGVAIGAMGLLSFSGIVQMASVTPILGVMLGLAVGIDYSLFILYRHRRQLLAGGDVIESIGLANGTAGNAVVFAGTTVIVALLALNVTGIPFLGLMGTAGAVSVAVAVLIAITLTPALLGLAGTRILSRRARTRAEDAAASHEAAPAATAGVHPMSTVRAVLTAVVAIVALLVVATPSLSMRLGLPDGGSEAEDSTGYRAYTLTQQAFGEGVNGPLLITATLPEGLDDAGVRSAQLSVARELAAQTDVVAVAPVAVSDDHRLAAFQIVPAEGPNSVSTETLVRDLRALPPVDGDMTLGVAGQAAINIDISEGLANVLPLYLVVVVGLSFLIMVMVFRSLLVPLVATGGFVLSLFATYGAVTAVFQWGWLGGLFGVHNPGPILSFLPVILVGILFGLAMDYQLFLATGMREAWAHGAPARLAVAQGFRAGRTVVVAAALIMVAVFSGFITSESVIIKSMGLGLALGVLFDAFVVRMLLMPAIMHLLGGSAWWLPRWLDRIVPNVDVEGSALERRHPVHHAAHE; from the coding sequence ATGGCCGAGCTGCTGCACCGCTGGGGAACGTTCGCCGCCCGACGCGCGTGGACGGTGATCGTGGGGTGGGTCGTGATCCTCGCCGTCACGGTCGGCGGATTCCTCGCCGGGTTCAGCGGCCTGGTGTCGAGCTTCGACATCCCGGGCACCGCCTCCGGCAAGGTCATCGACGAACTGCAGCAGAAGCTCCCCGCATTCAGCGGGGCATCCGGAACCGTCGTCTTCCACACGACCGACGGCGCTCCGCTCACCGACGAGCAGCGGGGCGAGATCGCGGCGCTCGCGACATCTGCGCGGACCCTCCCCGACGTGTCCGACGTCATCGACCCCTTCCAGACCGAGGCGCAGCTGGCCGAGCAGCGCAGCAAGATCGCCGACGGACGCGCCCAGGTCAGCGCCGCGCGGGCGCAGCTCGATGCCGGGCAGTCACAGCTCGATGCCGGCTCGGCGCAGCTCACGGCCGCTCAGCAGCAGCTCGACGCCGCGCGGGCGCAAGCGCAGGCCGTCGGCTTCCCCACCGACCAGCTCGACGCCCAGCAGGCCCAGCTCGACGCGCAACGGTCGGCCCTCGACGCGCAGCAGGCGAAACTCGCCGACGGACGCGCCGCGCTCGAGACGCAGAACGCTCAGCTCGAACAGGGCGCGGAACTGCTCTCGTATGCGGATGCCATCCGCGTCGTCTCCGCGGACGGCTCGACGGCGATCGTGAACGTGCAGTTCACGGTGCCGCGCCTGGAGCTCGCCGACAGCTCGAAGAAGGCCGTCGTCGCTCACTTCGAGGGCTCCCCCATCGCCGGGACGGAGGTCGCGTTCTCGACGGAGATCTCACAGGGCGTGCCCCAGATCCTCGGCGTCGGCGAGGCGATCGGCGTCGCTCTGGCGGCTGTCGTGCTGATCGTCGTACTCGGTTCGCTCCTCGCCGCGGCCTTCCCGATCGTCACCGCGCTGCTGGGTGTCGCGATCGGCGCGATGGGGCTCCTCTCCTTCTCGGGGATCGTGCAGATGGCATCCGTCACACCGATCCTCGGTGTGATGCTCGGCCTCGCCGTCGGCATCGACTACTCGCTATTCATCCTGTACCGACACCGCAGACAGCTTCTGGCGGGCGGCGACGTCATCGAGTCGATCGGGCTCGCCAACGGCACGGCGGGCAACGCCGTCGTCTTCGCGGGGACGACCGTGATCGTGGCGCTCCTGGCCCTCAACGTCACGGGCATCCCGTTCCTCGGACTGATGGGCACGGCGGGTGCCGTCAGCGTCGCCGTCGCGGTCCTCATCGCGATCACCCTCACCCCCGCACTCCTCGGGCTCGCGGGCACCCGCATCCTGAGCCGCCGCGCCCGGACGCGCGCAGAGGACGCGGCCGCGTCGCACGAGGCAGCCCCGGCGGCGACCGCCGGCGTGCATCCGATGTCCACGGTGCGCGCCGTGCTGACGGCCGTCGTCGCGATCGTCGCTCTGCTGGTGGTCGCCACGCCCTCGCTCTCGATGCGGCTGGGTCTTCCCGACGGCGGCTCCGAGGCCGAGGATTCGACCGGCTACCGCGCGTACACCCTGACTCAGCAGGCGTTCGGCGAGGGCGTCAACGGCCCGCTGCTGATCACCGCGACCCTTCCCGAGGGGCTCGACGACGCCGGCGTGCGCTCGGCGCAGCTCAGCGTCGCGCGGGAGCTGGCCGCGCAGACCGATGTGGTCGCCGTGGCGCCCGTCGCCGTCTCGGACGACCACCGCCTCGCCGCGTTCCAGATCGTGCCCGCCGAGGGGCCGAACAGCGTCTCGACCGAGACGCTCGTGCGAGACCTGCGGGCCCTCCCCCCGGTCGACGGCGACATGACGCTCGGCGTCGCCGGTCAGGCCGCCATCAACATCGACATCTCCGAGGGGCTCGCGAACGTCCTGCCGCTCTACCTGGTCGTCGTGGTGGGGCTGTCGTTCCTCATCATGGTGATGGTCTTCCGCTCGCTCCTCGTGCCGCTCGTGGCGACCGGCGGGTTCGTCCTGTCGCTGTTCGCCACCTACGGCGCGGTGACCGCCGTGTTCCAGTGGGGATGGCTCGGCGGACTGTTCGGTGTGCACAACCCGGGCCCGATCCTGAGCTTCCTGCCGGTGATCCTCGTCGGCATCCTCTTCGGCCTCGCGATGGACTACCAGCTCTTCCTCGCGACAGGCATGCGCGAGGCCTGGGCACACGGCGCGCCGGCCCGCCTCGCGGTTGCCCAGGGCTTCCGTGCCGGGCGCACGGTGGTCGTCGCGGCCGCCCTCATCATGGTCGCCGTCTTCTCGGGGTTCATCACCTCCGAGTCGGTCATCATCAAGTCGATGGGCCTCGGCCTCGCCCTCGGCGTGCTCTTCGACGCCTTCGTCGTGCGGATGCTGCTGATGCCCGCCATCATGCACCTGCTCGGCGGCTCGGCGTGGTGGCTGCCCCGGTGGCTCGACCGCATCGTCCCGAACGTCGACGTCGAGGGGTCGGCTCTCGAGCGTCGCCACCCCGTGCACCACGCGGCGCACGAATAG
- a CDS encoding glycoside hydrolase family 13 protein, translating to MTPQPLTELRATDTSPTWWRQAVVYQIYPRSFADGNGDGIGDIPGILSRVDYLAELGIDAVWLSPFYPSALADGGYDVADYRDVDPRLGTLADFDAMTAALHARGIRVVVDIVPNHTSDLHVWFQEALVAGRGSAARERYIFREGAGPDGAEPPTDWTAAFGGSAWERVADGQWYLHSFAIEQPDLNWSNPEVREDFLRTLRFWSDRGVDGFRIDVAHMLTKDLSEPLPSTAELAALPVDGNHPLLDRDDVHEIYAEWRRVFDSYDPPRTAVAEAWVASDRVPKYASPESLGQSFNFDLLRAGFDAQEFRDIVTQNIALAARSGSSSTWVLSNHDVFRHATRYALPMPEVEGPVPNRHGGGWAESGADESVIDRPGGIRRARAATLFLLGLPGSAYLYQGEELGLHEVAEIPADQRQDPTFFRTNQEQYGRDGCRVPLPWTASGPSYGFGDGSAHLPQPAWFADSAVEVEEGDSDSTLWLYRRALALRSELQSEERLEWIETGRPDVLHFVRPGGWHVVTNFGTEPYALPGGDVLLASGTADAAGIVPGETTVWLRAE from the coding sequence ATGACCCCGCAGCCGCTGACCGAGCTCCGCGCGACCGACACCTCGCCCACCTGGTGGCGACAGGCCGTCGTCTACCAGATCTATCCGCGCAGCTTCGCCGACGGGAACGGCGACGGGATCGGCGACATCCCCGGCATCCTGTCGCGCGTCGACTACCTGGCCGAGCTCGGCATCGACGCCGTCTGGCTGAGCCCGTTCTATCCGTCCGCGCTCGCCGACGGAGGCTACGACGTCGCCGACTATCGCGACGTCGACCCCCGGCTCGGAACGCTCGCCGACTTCGACGCGATGACCGCGGCGCTCCACGCCCGCGGCATCCGCGTCGTCGTCGACATCGTGCCGAACCACACCTCCGACCTGCACGTCTGGTTCCAAGAGGCGCTCGTCGCCGGGCGCGGGTCGGCCGCCCGCGAGCGCTACATCTTCCGCGAGGGCGCCGGCCCCGACGGAGCCGAGCCGCCCACCGACTGGACCGCGGCGTTCGGCGGATCGGCGTGGGAGCGCGTCGCGGACGGGCAGTGGTACCTGCACAGCTTCGCGATCGAGCAGCCCGACCTCAACTGGAGCAACCCCGAGGTGCGCGAGGACTTCCTGCGGACGCTCCGTTTCTGGTCCGACCGGGGGGTCGACGGATTCCGCATCGACGTCGCACACATGCTCACGAAGGACCTCAGCGAACCGCTGCCGTCGACGGCGGAGCTGGCCGCGCTGCCGGTCGACGGCAATCACCCGCTGCTCGACCGCGACGACGTGCACGAGATCTACGCCGAGTGGCGCCGGGTCTTCGATTCGTACGATCCGCCGCGCACCGCCGTCGCCGAGGCCTGGGTCGCCTCAGACCGTGTGCCGAAGTACGCGAGCCCGGAGAGCCTCGGGCAGTCGTTCAACTTCGATCTGCTGCGCGCCGGCTTCGACGCGCAGGAGTTCCGCGACATCGTCACCCAGAACATCGCGCTCGCCGCCCGCTCGGGCTCGTCGAGCACGTGGGTGCTCTCCAACCACGACGTGTTCCGCCACGCCACGCGCTATGCCCTGCCGATGCCGGAGGTCGAGGGCCCGGTGCCGAACCGCCACGGCGGCGGCTGGGCCGAATCCGGGGCCGACGAGTCCGTGATCGATCGCCCCGGCGGCATCCGCCGAGCGCGCGCGGCGACACTGTTCCTGCTCGGCCTCCCCGGGTCTGCCTACCTCTATCAGGGCGAGGAGCTCGGCCTCCATGAGGTCGCCGAGATCCCGGCGGACCAGCGGCAGGACCCGACGTTCTTCCGCACGAACCAGGAGCAGTATGGGCGTGACGGATGCCGCGTGCCGCTGCCCTGGACCGCATCCGGCCCCTCGTACGGGTTCGGCGACGGATCGGCGCACCTGCCGCAGCCGGCCTGGTTCGCCGACTCCGCCGTCGAGGTCGAAGAGGGCGATTCCGACTCGACGCTCTGGCTGTACCGCCGCGCCCTCGCACTGCGCTCCGAACTGCAGAGCGAGGAGCGCCTGGAGTGGATCGAGACCGGCCGCCCCGACGTCCTCCACTTCGTCCGTCCGGGTGGGTGGCACGTCGTCACGAATTTCGGAACCGAGCCCTACGCGCTGCCGGGCGGCGACGTGCTGCTCGCGAGCGGAACCGCGGATGCCGCCGGAATCGTGCCGGGCGAGACGACCGTCTGGCTGCGCGCCGAGTGA
- a CDS encoding carbohydrate ABC transporter permease, whose product MTSQPALAFEASEIAVDPASRKNRGKRRPTERMNWSTTIILMLCSVTVLLPLYVTISMAFKTTGQAVDGNAFSLPAPFSLDGFVQAWNLTKFPVGVTISFLVTAGTVVLTIILAAFASYAIVRNWDRRLFRYSFFYLLAAMFIPFPVVALPQIQLTGRVGLDNPFGVVILATMFQLSFSVLLFTAFLRSIPLELEESARIDGATTWQTFWRLIFPLLAPMSATVGIFAFLYAWNDFMMPSLIISDPALQTLPVRQNLFQTQFSNNYNVSFASYLMAMAPAIVVYLFTQRWVMEGVTQGAVKG is encoded by the coding sequence ATGACCAGCCAGCCCGCCCTCGCCTTCGAGGCGTCCGAGATCGCCGTCGATCCCGCATCCCGCAAGAACCGCGGCAAGCGCCGACCGACCGAGCGTATGAACTGGTCGACGACGATCATCCTGATGCTGTGCTCGGTCACGGTCTTGCTGCCGCTGTACGTCACGATCTCGATGGCGTTCAAGACGACCGGCCAGGCCGTCGACGGCAATGCGTTCTCACTGCCGGCGCCGTTCAGCCTGGACGGGTTCGTCCAGGCGTGGAACCTCACGAAGTTCCCCGTCGGCGTGACGATCTCGTTCTTGGTGACGGCCGGGACGGTCGTGCTCACGATCATCCTCGCGGCCTTCGCGTCGTACGCGATCGTCCGTAATTGGGACCGGCGCCTGTTCCGGTACTCGTTCTTCTACCTGCTCGCGGCGATGTTCATCCCGTTCCCCGTGGTCGCTCTGCCGCAGATCCAGCTCACCGGGCGTGTCGGCCTCGACAACCCGTTCGGTGTCGTGATCCTCGCGACGATGTTCCAGTTGAGCTTCAGCGTGCTGCTGTTCACCGCGTTCCTGCGATCGATCCCGCTCGAGCTCGAAGAGAGCGCCCGCATCGACGGCGCGACCACGTGGCAGACGTTCTGGCGCCTGATCTTCCCACTCCTCGCCCCGATGAGCGCGACGGTCGGCATCTTCGCCTTCCTCTACGCCTGGAACGACTTCATGATGCCCTCGCTCATCATCTCCGACCCGGCTCTGCAGACCCTTCCGGTGCGACAGAACCTGTTCCAGACCCAGTTCAGCAACAACTACAACGTGTCCTTCGCGTCGTACCTCATGGCCATGGCGCCCGCGATCGTGGTCTACCTGTTCACGCAGCGCTGGGTGATGGAAGGCGTCACACAGGGCGCCGTCAAGGGCTGA
- a CDS encoding carbohydrate ABC transporter permease — protein MTTSTIVTNGRPARHRRRVEPIYYLFLLPSLVLFTLAITVPGVIGIFFSFTDSIGIGDWNFIGLTNYIALFSDPAVLQSYLFTFGFAIATVIVVNIAAFLLAVGLTARIRFKTGLRAIFVIPMVISGIIIAYVFNFLFSNSLPAAGAAIGIPGLETSLLANPDLAWVAIVIVTAWQAIPGTLLIYIAGLLSVPGDVYEAADLDGASKTQQLLRITVPLVAGYVVINVILGFKNFLNAYDIIVGLTNGGPGTATRSIAMTIIAGFNGGDYAYQMANATIFFIVAVLISLLQLSLTRGRNQF, from the coding sequence ATGACCACCTCGACGATCGTCACGAACGGGCGGCCCGCGCGTCACCGCCGCCGTGTGGAGCCGATCTACTATCTGTTCCTGCTCCCCAGCCTCGTGCTGTTCACGCTCGCTATCACGGTTCCCGGGGTCATCGGCATCTTCTTCAGCTTCACCGACTCCATCGGCATCGGCGACTGGAACTTCATCGGGCTGACCAACTACATCGCCCTCTTCAGCGACCCGGCGGTGCTGCAGAGCTACCTGTTCACGTTCGGATTCGCCATCGCCACCGTGATCGTCGTCAACATCGCGGCGTTCCTCTTGGCCGTGGGGCTCACGGCGCGGATCCGGTTCAAGACGGGGCTGCGCGCGATCTTCGTGATCCCGATGGTGATCTCGGGCATCATCATCGCGTACGTCTTCAACTTCCTCTTCTCGAACTCGCTGCCCGCCGCCGGCGCGGCGATCGGCATCCCGGGGCTCGAGACGAGCCTCCTGGCCAATCCCGACCTGGCCTGGGTGGCGATCGTCATCGTGACTGCCTGGCAGGCGATCCCCGGAACGCTGCTCATCTACATCGCGGGCCTGCTCTCGGTGCCCGGCGACGTCTACGAGGCCGCCGACCTCGACGGGGCGTCCAAGACCCAGCAGCTGCTGCGCATCACCGTGCCCCTCGTCGCCGGCTACGTCGTCATCAACGTGATCCTCGGGTTCAAGAACTTCCTCAACGCCTACGACATCATCGTGGGTCTGACCAACGGAGGGCCGGGGACGGCCACCCGCAGCATCGCGATGACGATCATCGCGGGCTTCAACGGCGGCGACTACGCCTACCAGATGGCCAACGCGACCATCTTCTTCATCGTCGCCGTGCTCATCTCGCTCCTGCAGCTGTCGCTGACGCGCGGAAGGAACCAGTTCTGA
- a CDS encoding ABC transporter substrate-binding protein yields MSARTRRTRRWVAAIAAIGLGAALLTGCSGDGREVIRFTFSKREALDFMNKVVSDYNASQDRVTVQMDTSGVDVVSASFVRGNPPDIMLANYNFEVARFVERCALSDLTGTTAASSTREDLQPLMDQYGSCAGRISALPYSVMASSVIYNKEIFAQHGLQVPTTWSELLAVCDTLKNAGVTPFYATFKDDWTIGQGWYDYAAGGSLDVVDFFSRLKAEGADAGPDAAVSFSKDFAEPMSKMLQLTGTYVNSDADSRGYGDGNLAFAQGKAAMYLQGPWAFSEIAKTSPDLQLGTFPLPMTDDPKDLAVRVNMDLAAMIPEGSHHQQAARDFLEYLYQPQIIQAYNASQLGFTPTKDAAAPDDPRIAGMIPYYDQAKVYQGPSVLVPKTIPVFNYAQAMVLGADPGGILRTMDQDWARIAFRQSASSQPDAAETKESGR; encoded by the coding sequence GTGTCTGCACGAACACGACGGACGCGACGGTGGGTCGCGGCGATCGCAGCGATCGGACTGGGCGCGGCGCTGCTGACCGGATGCTCCGGCGACGGCCGCGAGGTCATCCGGTTCACGTTCAGCAAGCGCGAAGCGCTCGATTTCATGAACAAGGTGGTGTCCGACTACAACGCCTCGCAGGACCGGGTCACGGTGCAGATGGACACCTCCGGGGTCGACGTGGTCTCGGCGAGCTTCGTGCGCGGCAACCCGCCTGACATCATGCTCGCGAACTACAACTTCGAGGTCGCGCGGTTCGTCGAGAGGTGCGCCCTGAGCGACCTGACCGGCACGACGGCGGCGTCGAGCACGCGCGAAGACCTGCAGCCGCTCATGGACCAGTACGGCAGCTGCGCCGGCCGGATCAGCGCCCTGCCCTACTCGGTGATGGCTTCGTCGGTGATCTACAACAAGGAGATCTTCGCGCAGCACGGGCTGCAGGTGCCGACGACCTGGAGCGAACTGCTCGCGGTGTGCGACACGCTGAAGAACGCCGGCGTCACTCCCTTCTACGCCACCTTCAAAGACGACTGGACCATCGGCCAGGGCTGGTACGACTACGCTGCCGGCGGCTCGCTCGACGTCGTCGACTTCTTCTCCCGGTTGAAGGCCGAGGGCGCCGACGCCGGCCCCGACGCAGCCGTGTCGTTCTCGAAGGACTTCGCGGAGCCGATGAGCAAGATGCTCCAGCTCACCGGAACGTACGTGAACAGCGACGCCGACAGCCGCGGATACGGCGACGGCAACCTCGCGTTCGCGCAGGGCAAGGCCGCGATGTATCTGCAGGGTCCCTGGGCGTTCAGCGAGATCGCCAAGACCTCGCCCGACCTGCAGCTGGGCACTTTCCCGCTGCCGATGACGGATGACCCGAAGGACCTCGCCGTGCGGGTCAACATGGACCTCGCCGCGATGATCCCCGAGGGATCGCACCACCAGCAGGCAGCGCGCGACTTCCTCGAGTACCTGTACCAGCCGCAGATCATCCAGGCGTACAACGCATCGCAGCTCGGCTTCACGCCCACCAAGGATGCCGCGGCGCCCGACGATCCCCGCATCGCGGGGATGATCCCCTACTACGACCAGGCCAAGGTCTACCAGGGGCCGTCGGTGCTCGTTCCCAAGACGATCCCCGTCTTCAACTACGCGCAGGCGATGGTGCTGGGGGCGGACCCCGGCGGCATCCTGCGCACGATGGACCAGGACTGGGCGCGGATCGCGTTCCGCCAATCCGCCAGCAGCCAGCCCGACGCTGCCGAGACGAAGGAGTCCGGACGATGA
- a CDS encoding ROK family protein produces MLAHAWDAEAFTATDIMEATGLTRSTAIESTQDLIARGLLSELPNARAVGDYRKGRPARRFALRTDAATLVGVDAGNEHLIVRVTDLRSQELTTHHRSFERADDEPTARRRAVVAAVNAAVSETGRTLEDVLALCIGVPAPVDSAGLSPRHPHGFWQRMNPDLIHAFDGIPLVGVHNDASLAAIAEGSVGAAIGCQDYIALLAGSRMGAGVVTDGAVLRGSHGGVGEMVAFDHVQGVGNAEGLGVRIATWAADLVRHGEAVPTGALARLAPEQIDAPAVLRLASSGDPDAQRVVDRASTTLARIVSVLGSMFDPQRVVVSGAVASGFSDVVAAARAALPTDLDLPAPELFVSRLGADVVVVGAVAAASALARDRALDVIG; encoded by the coding sequence GTGCTCGCGCACGCCTGGGATGCCGAGGCGTTCACCGCCACCGACATCATGGAGGCGACCGGGCTGACGCGGTCCACCGCCATCGAGTCCACCCAAGACCTCATCGCCCGGGGACTTCTGAGCGAGCTCCCCAACGCCCGCGCCGTCGGCGACTACCGCAAGGGGCGCCCGGCACGGCGGTTCGCGCTGCGCACCGACGCCGCGACGCTCGTCGGCGTGGACGCCGGCAACGAGCACCTCATCGTGCGGGTGACCGACCTGCGCTCCCAGGAACTCACGACCCATCACCGATCGTTCGAGCGCGCCGACGACGAGCCGACCGCACGCCGGCGCGCGGTCGTCGCCGCCGTGAACGCCGCGGTCTCGGAGACCGGTCGGACACTGGAGGACGTCCTCGCACTCTGTATCGGAGTTCCTGCGCCCGTCGACAGCGCGGGGCTCTCGCCGCGGCATCCGCACGGATTCTGGCAACGCATGAATCCCGACCTCATCCATGCCTTCGACGGCATACCCCTCGTGGGAGTGCACAACGACGCGTCGCTCGCGGCGATCGCCGAGGGCAGCGTCGGCGCGGCGATCGGATGCCAGGACTACATCGCGCTGCTCGCCGGCAGCCGGATGGGCGCCGGCGTCGTCACCGACGGTGCCGTCCTGCGCGGCTCGCACGGAGGCGTGGGCGAGATGGTCGCCTTCGACCACGTGCAGGGAGTCGGCAACGCTGAAGGCCTCGGCGTGCGCATCGCGACCTGGGCGGCCGACCTCGTCCGCCACGGCGAGGCTGTGCCGACGGGGGCACTCGCGCGCCTCGCGCCGGAGCAGATCGACGCCCCCGCGGTGCTGAGGCTCGCCTCGTCGGGCGATCCGGACGCGCAGCGCGTCGTCGATCGCGCCTCGACCACCCTCGCCCGTATCGTGAGCGTCCTCGGGAGCATGTTCGATCCGCAGCGCGTGGTCGTCTCGGGAGCGGTGGCCTCCGGGTTCTCCGATGTCGTGGCGGCCGCGCGCGCGGCCCTGCCGACCGATCTCGATCTTCCCGCCCCCGAGCTCTTCGTCTCTCGCCTCGGCGCCGACGTCGTCGTGGTGGGAGCGGTGGCCGCGGCATCCGCTCTCGCCCGCGATCGCGCTCTCGACGTCATCGGCTGA
- a CDS encoding DUF7882 family protein, whose protein sequence is MGKFIYDSSIRVDFDDRLLAHLQLVIGAKLRRGEAFHFTWKDESSIGDGRTIVWVQPSVSIAYKFYGSRRPTINRAWIEALLYTANSPTGLYAVPEPPEGSSIVDSLRGEYETN, encoded by the coding sequence ATGGGCAAGTTCATCTACGACTCGTCGATCAGGGTCGACTTCGACGATCGACTGCTGGCTCATCTCCAGCTCGTGATCGGCGCCAAGCTGCGCCGCGGTGAAGCGTTCCACTTCACGTGGAAGGACGAGTCGAGCATCGGCGACGGCCGCACGATCGTGTGGGTGCAGCCGAGCGTCTCGATCGCGTACAAGTTCTACGGCAGCCGGCGCCCGACGATCAACCGCGCGTGGATCGAGGCGCTGCTCTACACCGCGAACTCACCCACAGGCCTGTATGCCGTGCCCGAGCCGCCGGAAGGATCGAGCATCGTCGATTCTCTGCGAGGCGAGTATGAAACGAATTGA
- a CDS encoding DUF998 domain-containing protein, with protein MNRSAGLRGTAAVRPARPGDEGLSPRLEAQAIRWALVSAVGGAAAAFAIAHGSRLPLGGEASVGSLAGLLAAVAAAAAFSFAFVTERRRGHLAWRRALPWPKRATDLLALCAAMMMLSALLVIAVAELFQLGFRGLTIDPFGTGALTGAACGAVAYGGSVFGARLTSSGVAMLATLVLFLGTLASMVSSPDAEWWQFHFSRLGNEAGYAGYQFNLALITTGAVVTALANLVAHDLETGLRAHVANAPARARLFAWLLAGIGICLMIAGLVPDAVAFPVHVGAASGMVVLFAVLVGCLAALVPGMRHEVAVFSTVAIAGILVAVALWVPIGYYNLTGAEFVIAGLLFAWLLVFVRGTRAYADESVTS; from the coding sequence GTGAACCGGTCAGCGGGCCTGCGCGGCACGGCGGCGGTGCGCCCCGCGAGACCGGGTGACGAGGGGCTGTCGCCACGCCTCGAGGCGCAGGCGATCCGATGGGCGCTCGTCTCGGCCGTCGGGGGCGCGGCGGCGGCGTTCGCCATCGCACACGGGTCGAGGCTGCCTCTCGGCGGCGAGGCCTCGGTGGGAAGTCTTGCGGGGCTTCTCGCCGCCGTCGCCGCCGCGGCGGCGTTCTCGTTCGCGTTCGTGACCGAGCGGCGGCGCGGACACCTGGCGTGGCGACGTGCTCTGCCGTGGCCGAAGCGCGCGACCGATCTGCTGGCGCTCTGCGCGGCGATGATGATGCTTTCCGCACTCCTCGTGATCGCGGTCGCCGAGCTCTTCCAACTGGGCTTCCGCGGTCTCACGATCGACCCTTTCGGAACGGGTGCCCTCACCGGAGCAGCGTGCGGCGCGGTCGCGTACGGCGGATCCGTGTTCGGTGCCCGGCTCACCTCGAGCGGTGTGGCGATGCTCGCGACCCTCGTGCTCTTCCTCGGCACGCTCGCCAGCATGGTGAGCTCGCCCGACGCCGAGTGGTGGCAGTTCCACTTCTCCCGACTGGGCAACGAGGCGGGCTACGCCGGCTACCAGTTCAACCTTGCCCTGATCACGACGGGCGCCGTGGTCACAGCACTCGCGAACCTCGTCGCCCACGACCTCGAGACCGGGTTGCGGGCCCATGTCGCGAACGCGCCCGCGCGAGCGCGGCTGTTCGCCTGGCTGCTCGCCGGGATCGGGATCTGCCTCATGATCGCGGGCCTCGTCCCCGATGCGGTCGCCTTCCCGGTGCATGTGGGTGCGGCATCCGGGATGGTCGTCCTGTTCGCGGTGCTCGTCGGATGCCTGGCCGCGCTGGTCCCCGGGATGCGGCACGAGGTGGCGGTCTTCTCCACCGTCGCCATCGCGGGGATCCTGGTCGCCGTCGCGCTGTGGGTGCCGATCGGGTACTACAACCTCACCGGAGCCGAGTTCGTCATCGCGGGGCTGCTCTTCGCATGGCTTCTCGTGTTCGTGCGGGGGACCCGCGCCTATGCGGATGAGAGCGTCACGTCGTGA